The Thamnophis elegans isolate rThaEle1 chromosome Z, rThaEle1.pri, whole genome shotgun sequence genome contains a region encoding:
- the LOC116520585 gene encoding neoverrucotoxin subunit beta-like, translating into MSEDIVETPALGRPFQLGMLYDCRKDLLILGKTLWDRSSLQKDLIIEPRPKTATEIIASDSIDDKASALDISASLKASFLGGLVEVGGSAEYLQDTKKSKKQARVTLQYKTTTRYEQLTMRHLGIQNVSYPAIFEQGTATHVVTAILYGAQAFFVFDREVSSTETVKNIEGNLKSTLIEKIHIGAEIQLTEEEKANALKFRCKIHGDFFLERNLITFQEAMKVYASLPKMLGKEKAVPIRVWLSPLTTLDTRAAKMVREISVELVFDAEKILEDLNEIEMQSNDLINDPIAETFPEIKRKIQNFKDLCRQHRQTFQKQLATVLPSIRGGELEERTLVNILRSVKESPFRSQIVGKFMDNKEREIEIVRSYLTNLSKIQVISSKNKLEEIVLHPQNEYVISFVFTSLHKKEPILLTLKDCLHERFLQQSSRTIPGVKKGLAWFEDKETTHNARQAAKSIKDYFSINQPNEKVRFVVASLPDVDNPGASIYLYENGELVSKNFELPSKPLPLLISERRHDSFQLKFQPAEYGRAAISSYLVWYKITGEENWKSVRAEGTRKTFLLKNLAPNTEYQFKYTACCKLGLSETSDLSPPTKTLPTSPPRELRETEATSSTISVAWNRPSIVASGVKVKEYKVEYRTVEADIERDPWIEVKAHWFWYQLEGLTYQTAYRIRVSAVCNNGVLSVPSEEVTISTSHFLNFQWLWGCSIV; encoded by the coding sequence GAAAGACCCTTTGGGACCGCAGCTCTCTTCAGAAGGACCTGATCATCGAGCCTCGGCCCAAGACAGCCACTGAAATCATTGCATCTGACAGCATAGATGACAAGGCCTCCGCCCTGGACATCTCAGCCTCCCTCAAGGCCAGTTTCCTGGGAGGGCTGGTTGAAGTGGGAGGGTCAGCCGAATATCTCCAGGACACCAAGAAGTCCAAGAAACAGGCCAGGGTCACCCTTCAGTACAAAACCACCACCAGGTATGAACAGCTGACAATGAGACACCTGGGAATCCAGAATGTCTCTTACCCAGCCATCTTTGAGCAGGGCACAGCCACCCACGTGGTCACCGCCATCCTCTATGGAGCCCAGGCCTTTTTTGTCTTTGACCGAGAAGTTTCCTCAACAGAGACGGTGAAAAATATAGAAGGAAACCTCAAGTCTACACTCATAGAGAAAATACATATTGGAGCAGAGATCCAGCTGACTGAGGAGGAGAAAGCAAATGCTCTGAAGTTCAGATGCAAGATCCACGGAGActtttttctggaaagaaatcTAATCACTTTCCAAGAAGCTATGAAAGTTTATGCAAGTCTACCAAAAATGTTAGGGAAAGAGAAGGCTGTTCCTATACGGGTCTGGCTCTCCCCACTAACCACGTTGGACACCAGAGCAGCTAAGATGGTCCGTGAGATCAGTGTAGAGTTGGTCTTTGATGCTGAAAAGATCTTGGAGGATCTCAATGAAATAGAGATGCAAAGCAATGATCTAATCAACGATCCCATTGCTGAGACCTTCCCTGAGATCAAGAGGAAGATCCAGAACTTCAAGGATCTCTGCAGGCAACACAGGCAGACTTTCCAGAAACAGCTGGCCACAGTGTTGCCTTCCATCCGAGGAGGAGAGCTGGAGGAAAGGACCCTGGTGAACATCTTGAGGTCTGTCAAAGAGTCACCCTTCAGAAGCCAAATAGTAGGTAAATTTATGGACAACAAGGAAAGAGAAATTGAGATTGTCAGATCTTATCTGACTAATCTAAGTAAAATACAAGTTATCTCATCCAAGAACAAGCTGGAAGAAATAGTTCTACACCCCCAGAATGAATATGTGATCTCCTTTGTATTCACCTCTTTACATAAAAAGGAGCCAATTCTGTTGACCTTAAAGGACTGTCTTCATGAGCGGTTCTTGCAACAATCTTCTCGCACTATTCCTGGGGTGAAAAAAGGCCTGGCTTGGTTTGAGGACAAGGAGACAACCCATAATGCTCGCCAAGCTGCCAAGTCCATCAAGGACTATTTCAGTATCAACCAACCCAATGAGAAGGTCCGCTTTGTTGTGGCCTCACTCCCAGATGTGGACAACCCAGGAGCCTCAATATACCTTTATGAAAATGGAGAGCTGGTCAGCAAGAACTTTGAGTTGCCCTCAAAACCTCTTCCTCTCCTGATCAGTGAACGGAGACATGACAGCTTTCAGCTGAAGTTTCAGCCAGCGGAATATGGGAGGGCTGCCATCTCCAGCTATCTGGTATGGTACAAGATTACAGGGGAAGAAAACTGGAAATCAGTGAGGGCAGAAGGCACCAGGAAAACTTTCCTATTGAAAAATCTGGCTCCAAACACAGAGTACCAGTTCAAGTACACTGCTTGTTGCAAACTGGGCCTTAGTGAAACCAGTGACCTGAGTCCTCCCACAAAGACCCTTCCAACCAGCCCTCCTAGGGAATTAAGAGAAACTGAGGCAACATCTTCTACCATCTCTGTGGCCTGGAACCGTCCCAGCATCGTCGCTTCAGGAGTTAAGGTCAAGGAGTACAAGGTGGAGTACAGAACGGTGGAGGCTGATATTGAAAGGGACCCGTGGATTGAAGTAAAGGCCCATTGGTTTTGGTATCAGCTTGAAGGTCTGACGTACCAGACGGCATATAGAATACGGGTGTCAGCCGTGTGTAATAATGGAGTTCTGAGTGTTCCCAGTGAGGAGGTGACGATCTCCACATcacattttctgaattttcagTGGCTGTGGGGTTGTTCTATCGTGTGA